The following proteins are encoded in a genomic region of Enoplosus armatus isolate fEnoArm2 chromosome 11, fEnoArm2.hap1, whole genome shotgun sequence:
- the mrasa gene encoding ras-related protein M-Ras yields MATSAVPSDNLPTYKLVVVGDGGVGKSALTIQFFQKIFVPDYDPTIEDSYLKHTEIDGQWAILDVLDTAGQEEFSAMREQYMRTGDGFLIVFSVTDKASFEHVDRFHQLILRVKDREAFPMVLVANKVDLVHLRKVTTDQGQEMAAKHNITYIETSAKDPPMNVDKAFHELVRVIRQQVPERNQKKKKKMKWRAERSAGSHRFHCAIL; encoded by the exons ATGGCGACCAGCGCTGTGCCAAGTGACAACCTGCCAACGTACaagctggtggtggtgggggatgGTGGTGTTGGGAAGAGCGCCCTCACCATCCAATTTTTCCAGAAGATCTTTGTGCCAGACTATGATCCCACGATAGAGGACTCGTAccttaaacacacagagatagaTGGACAGTGGGCAATACTGGATG TGCTGGACACAGCCGGCCAGGAGGAGTTCAGTGCGATGAGGGAGCAGTACATGAGGACAGGAGACGGCTTCCTCATCGTCTTCTCTGTGACAGACAAGGCCAGCTTTGAACATGTCGACCGATTCCATCAACTCATACTACGGGTCAAAGACAG GGAGGCCTTCCCCATGGTGTTGGTGGCAAACAAAGTGGACTTGGTCCATCTGAGAAAGGTCACCACTGACCAGGGCCAAGAGATGGCTGCAAAACATAAT ATAACTTATATTGAAACCAGTGCCAAGGATCCTCCAATGAATGTGGACAAAGCCTTTCATGAGCTGGTTCGTGTTATAAG ACAACAGGTCCCAGAGCgaaaccagaagaagaaaaagaagatgaaatggAGAGCAGAACGTTCCGCAGGTTCCCACAGGTTCCACTGTGCCATATTGTGA